The Pseudomonas sp. MPC6 nucleotide sequence CGGTCGGCGCCAGCAACGCGAGGTAAGCCGTCATGCTCCTGACCCCCAATGCCATGAGCCGGCGCATGCGCTTCGGCCTGTATGCCACCACCGGGCTGATCGCACTGTTCCTGCTGCTGCCGATCGTGTTCATCGTGCTGCTGTCCTTCGGCTCATCCCAATGGCTGGTGTTCCCGCCACCGGGCTGGACCCTGAAATGGTACGGCCAGTTCTTCTCCAACCCCGACTGGATGAACGCGGCGGTGGCCAGCCTCAAGGTCGCGGTCCTGACGACCATCTGCGCCGTCGCCCTGGGTTTGCCGACCGCTTTCGCCCTGGTGCGCGGGCGCTTCCCGGGCCGGGAAATGCTCTACGGCCTGTTCACCCTGCCGATGATCGTGCCGCTGGTGATCATTGCCGTGGCGGTGTACGCGCTGTTTCTCAAGCTCGGCTACACCGGGACCATGTTCGCCTTCGTCGTCAGTCACGTGATCGTCGCGCTGCCATTCACCATCATCTCGATCATCAACTCGCTGAAGCTGTTCGATCAGTCGATCGAGGATGCCGCGGTGATCTGCGGTGCCTCGCGCCTGCAAGCGGTGTTCAAGGTGACCTTTCCGGCGATTCGTCCGGGCATGGTCGCCGGCGCCCTGTTCGCCTTCCTCGTGTCCTGGGATGAAGTGGTGCTGAGCGTGATGATGGCCAGCCCGACCCTGCAAACCCTTCCCGTGAAAATGTGGACCACCCTGCGCCAGGACCTGACGCCCGTGATCGCCGTCGCTTCGACGCTGCTGATCGGCCTCTCGGTATTGGTCATGGTCATCGCCGCCGCCGTTCGCCGGCGCAACCCAATCAGCGCCTGAGCGCCAGGAGAACGACATGAGTGCCGTGATCAAAGATTCCGCCCAGCAGAGTGACAAGCCCCTGGTCAGCCTGCGCAACCTGAACAAGTACTACGGCGACTTTGCCGCCGTGGACGACATCTCGCTGGACATCAAGGACGGTGAATTCCTCACCTTCCTCGGCTCCAGCGGCTCCGGCAAAAGCACCACCCTGTCGATGCTCGCCGGCTTCGAAACCCCGAGCAGCGGCGAGATCCTGGTCAACGGCCAGTCGCTGGTCAACGTGCCGCCACACAAGCGCGACATCGGCATGGTGTTCCAGCGTTACTCGCTGTTCCCGCACCTGTCGGTGCGCGACAACATTGCGTTCCCATTGGCGATTCGCAAACTGGCCACGGCCGAGCGCGAACGCCGGGTCGATGCCATGCTCAAGCTGGTGCAGCTCGAGCAATTTGCCCATCGCCGCCCTTCGCAACTGTCCGGCGGCCAGCAACAACGCGTCGCCATCGCCCGGGCGCTGGTCTATGAGCCACGCATCCTGCTGATGGACGAACCGCTCGGTGCCCTCGACAAAAAGCTGCGCGAAGACTTGCAGGACGAACTGCGCCAGCTGCATCGGCGCCTGGGCATCACCATTGTCTACGTGACCCACGACCAGGAAGAAGCCATGCGCCTGTCCCAGCGCATTGCGATTTTCAGCCATGGCAAGATCGTCGGTTTGGGCAGCGGCTTCGACCTGTACCAGAATCCGCCGAATGCCTTTGTCGCGTCGTTCCTGGGTAACTCGAACTTCCTCAAGCTCAAGGCCCAGGGCAATGCGGTGGCGACGTTTGAAGGTCAATCGTTGTCGATTCGCCTGACGGCCGGGCTGCAAACCGATCAGGATGTACTGCTGATGGTGCGTCCGGAAAAAGCCGTGGCATTGAGTGTCGAGCAAGCGGCTGTCGAACCCTTGGCGGCCGGCTGGAATGAAGTCTCGGCCAAGGTCGTGGAAGTGTTGTTCCTGGGTGAGAGCCAGACCTGCAGCGTGGTGACGTCGGGCGGCACTTCGATGACGGTCAAGGCGCTGTCGGCGGCGGGCATGCCGCTCAAGGCCGGTGATCCGGTGCGTGTGCGTTGGGCGACGGCGGATGCTTGTGTGTATACCGAATGGGCTGAGAGTGATTTGAACAAGGCTGCCGGGGCTCATTGATTTAGCGTTGGCCCATGCCAGTGGGCCAGCGGTTACGTGTCACCCTCGGGTCGCCGCAACGTCGGGTTGTGGCGGCCTTTTTTTTTTGCTTTTTTTTAGTGGGCATATCCGGTTTTTTGGTGACGGCTGCTGGCGGTTCCGCCCTTACGGCGGGTCACTTGGAAAAGCGCCAAGTAACCAAGCGCTTCTGCCCCTGTCGTTCGGTGCCTCGCCCAGGCTCGGCATGCCCTCGCTCCGGTCCTGCTCCACTCTGCCTCTCGAGGGGGCGATGCATCAAGATCAAAAGCGGCAGGCGAGCTAACGCTCGGCCTGTTGAGTGGTGAAGAGCGAAAGCCGTACGCCGATCCCTTGTGGAGCTTGCTCGCGAAGAGGCCTGCACATTCAACATCGACGTTGGATGACGCACCGCCTTCGCGAGCAGGCTCGCACACATTGGATGTTTGCCAGATTCGGGATTTGTGTGGGTTAAAAGGCTGGCCGCCGGACCTGTAGGAGCTGGCTTGTCGGATCGCCGCACCGCAGCGAAAGCGGTGGGTCAGGCAACATTTTTTTCGTCTGGAAGGACGCCTTCGCTGGCAAGCCAGCTCCTACCAGGGATCGGTGCCAGGCTCGGGATTGAGGGCTGGCACAAGACCTGTAGGAGCTGGCTGTCGGATCGCCGCACCGCAGCGAAAAAGGTGGGTCAGGCAACATTTTTTTCGTCTGGAAGGACGCCTTCGCTGGCAAGCCAGCTCCTACCAGGGATCGGTGCCAGGCTCGGGATTGAGGGCTGGCACAAGACCTGTAGGAGCTGGCTGTCGGATCGCCGCACCGCAGCGAAAAAGGTGGGTCAGGCAACATTTTTTTCGTCTGGAAGGACGCCTTCGCTGGCAAGCCAGCTCCTACCAGGGATCGGTGCCAGGCTCGGGATTGAGGGCTGGCACAAGACCTGTAGGAGCTGGCTGTCGGATCGCCGCACCGCAGCGAAAGCGGTGGGTCAGGCAACATTTTTTTCGTCTGGAAGGACGCCTTCGCTGGCAAGCCAGCTCCTACCAGGGATCGGTGCCAGGCTCGGGATTGAGGGCTGGCACAAGACCTGTAGGAGCTGGCTGTCGGATCGCCGCACCGCAGCGAAAGCGGTGGGTCAGGCAACATTTTTTTCGTCTGGAAGGACGCCTTCGCTGGCAAGCCAGCTCCTACCAGGGATCGGTGCCAGGCTCGGGATTGAGGGCTGGCACAAGACCTGTAGGAGCTGGCTTGCCAGCGAAAGCGGTGGCTCAGTCGATACAGTCACCAGTGAGTGGACGCCTTCGCTGCGGGGCGGCGATCCGACAAGCCAGCGCCTACAATTTGAACTGCATGCGGATCAGAGAGCCAGGTCGGCCCGTAGGCCGCCTCGCTTTTGCTTTTGCTTTTGCGGTGTACGCCCCCTCGAGAGGCCGAGCGCAGGTTCTGCGCAGTGGGCAACCCGGCATGGATGCCGGGTTAGCCGCCCCCGGCCATGGATGGCCGATGGCGGCGGGCCCACGGAGCAGGACCGGAGCGAGGGCATGCCGAGCACTAGCGAGGCACCGAACGAAAGGGGCAAGAGCCCTTGGTTACTTGGGGCTTTTCCAAGTGACCCGCCGTAAGGGCGGAACCCTAAGTCGCCATGACCACAGAAACGGATATGTACTCGGTCAAAAAACAGAGGTCGCCTGCCAGACTGCCTTCGCCGGCAAGCCGGTCTCGCTCCCACAATGGCTCCAGAGCATTTCAGCCAAGCTTCGATCAGTCGGTATAACCGAGCCTGGCGGCCTTGAGATCTTGAGCCTGCCCACGCGTCGCCAGGCAGTAGTACAGCGGACAAGTCACCACCAACCCCACCAGCCACGACAAGTCAGCCCCTTCAATCAAATTGGCATAGGGCCCGACATACAACGAGGTATTGGCAAATGGCAACTGCACGATAATCCCGATGAAATACGCCACGATCGCATGCAGATTGAACCGCCCGTAAATCCCCCCATCCGCCCGGAAGATCGAGGCAATGTCATAGCTGCCACGCTTGATCAGGTAGAAATCAATCAGGTTGATCGAAGCCCAAGGCACCAGCACCAGCAGCAGCGCCAGAATCAAACCGATGAACTGCGATATGAAGTCCGCCGAAGCACCCAGCGCCACCACGCAGCAGCCCGCCAATACAATGCTCGACAACACCACCCGCACCTTGATGCTCGGTGTCCACTGGCTGGCGAAGGTCTGGATCGACGTGATGATCGACAGCACCGCGCCATACAGATTCAAGGCGTTGTGGCTGATGATGTTGAGCAGGAACAGCACCATCAGGATCGGCCCCAGCCAGCCGGTGGATTGCTTGACCGCGGCCATCGCCTCGGTGCCTTCCGGGGTCGCCAGCACCGCCACCGCACCAAAGGTGAACGACAGGATGGTGCCCAGGGTCGCCCCCAGGTAAGTGGCCCAGAACGGCTTGGCAATGCCGATATCCGCCGGCAGGTAACGCGAGTAGTCCGACACATAAGGCGAGAAGCTGATCTGCCAGATGATGCCCAGCGACACCGTCGCCAGCCAGCCGGACAGGTTGAAACCGCCGCGACTGAAGAAGTCCGCCGGCAGGTCATGGGCGAAGATGTAGAGGAACCCGGCGAGCAAGGCGCTGCCCATGACCCAGGTGCCGATGCGGTTGAGGGTGTGGATGAAGCGGTAGCCGATCACCCCGATCGCCGTGGCGCTCAAAGCACCGATAAGGATGCTCGCCGGTACCGGCACCGACGGCGCGATGCCGACGATCGATTTACCAGCGAGGACGATGTTGGAGATGAAAAAACCGATATAGATCAGCGCCGCGAAGAACACGATCAGCAGCGCGCCATAACGGCCGAACTGGCCGCGGCTCTGCACCATCTGCGGAATTCCCATGCGCGGGCCCTGGGCCGATGCCAGGGCAATCACCAGGCCGCCGATCATGTGGCCGAGCGCAATCGCCAGCAGCCCCCAGAACAGGTCGAGGTGGAACACCTGCACCACCATGGCGCCGGTGACAATGGGCAGCGGTGCGATGTTGGTGCTGAACCATAGGGTGAACAGATCGCGGGCCTTCCCATGGCGTTCCGCGAGTGGGACGTAATCGACCGTGTGATTCTCGATCAGGGGGTCTTGCCGGGACATCTGGGACATATGCATGAACTCGAGTTTGTCTGATCTTATAGTTGTACGAAGCCAAACCGGGGGTGCTTCGTGGCGACCCCTCAGATGCCGACCATATTATGGTATTCCAAACTTTGTACAAGGCTGAGCCGCTCTTTTCTCCGGCATCTGATGCGCATTCCTGACGGGTGACCGCCAGCGTGATCGCGCTTCAAGGCCCGGAATCATTGGCTTTACCGCCTGATACTCACGTTTATCGGCTGGAGGAAAAAGCGCTTGCAAACTATGTATTACGGTATACCATCAGACCTACAAACACATAAAAACCGCACCACACCGCCAGAGGACCGTCCCATGATCGATGCTGCCATCTATAAACAAGTGATGGGTTCGTTTCCGTCCGGTGTGACCGTGATCACCACGCTCGATGACGATGGCCAGATTGTCGGCCTGACCGCCAGCGCGTTCAGTTCGCTGTCCATGGACCCGGCCCTGGTGCTGTTCTGCCCCAACTACAGCTCCGATTCCTACCCCGTGCTGATCAAGAACAAACGCTTTGCCATTCACGTCCTGTCCGGCGGCCAGCAGAGCGAAGCCTATGCCTTCGCCCGCAAAGGCAAGGACAAGGCGCAGGGCATCGAATGGACCTTGAGCGAGCTGGGCAACCCGATTCTGGCCAACGCCACGGCGGTGATCGAATGCGAACTGTGGCGCGAATATGAAGGCGGCGATCACGCGATCATGGTCGGCGCGGTGAAGAACCTCATCGTGCCCCAGCACAATGCCGGCCCGCTGGTGTACTGCCACGGCAAGATGGGTGCCCTGCCCGTTCTCGCCTGACCCCGGAACCGGTCGACCCGAGAAACATTTTGCCGCCGTATCGTATTACGGTATACCAATAATCAACAGGCCCGCAGTCGACAGGCCGACAACAAAAGATCCGAGGTAAGCGTCATGAAGTTTTCCCTGTTCGTGCACATGGAACGTTGGGACGAAAGTGTCAGCCACCGTCAGCTGTTCGAAGACTTGACCGAACTGACCCTGATGGCCGAGGCCGGTGGTTTCAGCACCGTCTGGATCGGCGAGCACCACGCCATGGAATACACCATCTCGCCGAGCCCGATGCCGCTGTTGGCCTACCTGGCCGCCAAGACCACCACCATCCACCTCGGCGCCGGCACCATCATCGCGCCGTTCTGGCACCCGTTGCGGGTCGCCGGCGAATGCGCCCTGCTCGATGTGATCAGTAACGGCCGCATGGAAGTCGGGCTGGCCCGCGGTGCCTACCAGGTGGAGTTCGACCGCATGGCCGGCGGCATGCCTGCGTCCTCCGGTGGTCAGGCCCTGCGGGAAATGGTTCCGGTGGTGCGCGCCCTGTGGCAAGGCGATTACGCCCACGACGGCGATATCTGGAAATTCCCGACGTCCACCAGCGTGCCCAAGCCGATCCAGAAGCCCAACCCGCCGATGTGGATCGCCGCCCGCGACCCGGATTCGCACAACTTCGCAGTGGCCAACGGCTGCAACGTCATGGTCACGCCGCTGATGAAAGGCGACGAAGAAGTCCTCGACCTGAAGAACAAGTTCCAGACGGCCCTGGACAACAACCCGGACGTGCCGCGCCCACAATTGATGGTGCTGCGCCACACCCACGTCCACTCGGTCGACGATCCCGAGGGCTGGAAAGTCGGGGCCAAGGCCATCTCGCGTTTCTACCGCACCTTCGACGCCTGGTTCGGCAACAAGACCACGCCGGTCAACGGCTTCCTGGAACCGAGCCCGGAAGAGAAGTTCGCCGAGCGCCCGGAGTTCCAACTCGAGAGCCTGCACAGGACCGCGATGATCGGGACCCCGGAAGAAATCATCCCGCGCATCAAGTACTACCAGGAACTGGGGGTCGACGAGTTCAGCTTCTGGTGCGATAACAGCCTGCCCCACGCGGAGAAGAAAAAATCCCTGGAGCTGTTTATCAAACACGTGGTCCCGGCGTTCCGCTGAGCCCACCCACCGATCCCCGGGACGCGAAGCCCGGGGGTTGACTGACGTGCAGGGTCGATTCCGATGCTCAATGGTCGTCTCCCATCACTCACACTTTCTTCCGGTGCCGAGCAGGCTTACCTGCGCGGCGAATGGACCGCTTCGCATATCCATCTCAAGCGCCTGAGCGCCAGCGTTTCCGCCAAACAGAACGGCTTCTGGCAAATAGTTCACTGAGCCCCGAACAAGACTCCACGCACCTCACGTCGCGCCATCGCGCGGCGTGCCCGGTGCAATGTGTTCCGGCCCATGATCAGGTTTGCCCAATGAACAACAATAACGCGCTGTTGATCATCGACATGCAGCAAGAGGACGGCTTCGTCCTGGAAAATTTCGACCCAGTGCTGGCCAATACGGCCGCCCTGCTCGAGTCCGCCCGCCGTCGGCGGGTCCCTGTCATCTATACCCGCCACATCAATCAGGCCGACGGCAGTGATTTGCCGCGCGGCGAACCACGTGCGGCCGACGGCGGCCCGAGCAGCTATCGCGCCGGTACCCGGCAAGTGGAAATCATCGAGCGCCTGGCACCGCGGCCCGATGAACTCGTCGTCGACAAGGGTCGCTACAGCGCCTTCCACCGCACTGACCTGGACAATCAACTCAAGGCGCTTGGAGTCGACACCCTGATCGTCTGCGGCGTGTTGACCGATGTCTGTGTACTGAGCACGGTGTTCGATGCCTTCGCCCTGGGTTATGCCATTCGCCTGGTCAGCGACGCCTGCACCACGACCACGCTGGCCGGGCACTACTCGGCACTGCTGATCATGGCCAACTGGGTCTACGCTCTGGAAATCCTCACCGGCGAGCAATGCCTGCGCGCCCTCGAGGGTGAAGACTACTTGAGCCTGGTCCCCGGGCAGCCGGATGAATTCGCCTACCAGCCCCACCAACTGGAAAGCACCATCGCCCGTTTGCAAACCCGCCTCGTCCAGACCCAGGAGTGATCGCCATGCAAGTCGAAAAACGCAGCATCGATTTCATCCCCGAGGCTGAACGCCACGGCCAACCCGGCTCGCTGTTCTTCATCTGGTTCGGCGCCAACATGAACATCACCACCATCGCTTCCGGCGTATTGCCGGTGGTCATGGGGCTGAACCTGTTCTGGAGTGCTCTGGCGATTATTGTCGGCTCGCTGGTGGGGGCGATTTTCATGGCCTCCCACTCCGCCCAGGGACCGAAACTGGGTATTCCGCAAATGATCCAGAGCCGGGCGCAATTCGGTGTGCTGGGGGCGGTGTTGCCGCTGCTGTTCGTCATGCTGATCTACCTGGGATTCTTCGTCAGCAATACCTTGCTCGCCGCCCAGGCCATGGAGTCGGTCAGCCCGCTGCCGGCCACCGGTAATATCTACCTGATCGGTGCACTGTGCTTCGTCGTCGCGCTGTTTGGCTACCGGCTGATCCATCGCCTGCAGAAGCTGTTGTCGCTGCTTTCGCTGCTGGTGTTCGTCGCGGCCACGCTGCTCGCGTTGCAACTGCCGATCCCCGCCGAACAATGGCTGCCGACGGGCTTTTCGCTATCGAAGTTCCTGGTGGCGGTGAGCATTGCCGTGACCTGGCAACTGTCCTATGCGCCTTATGTGGCCGACTACTCGCGCTACCTGCCGAGCAACACGCCGACCGCCAAGGTGTTCTGGTACAGCTATGCCGGCACGGTCAGCGGCGGGGCATGGATGATGATTCTGGGGGCGATGCTCAGCGTCGGCATCAGCGATTTCTCCAGTAACGTCGGCAGTCATGTCGCCGGGTTGTTCGGCAGCGGCGCGTTGCTGCTGTTCGTCTTCATCCTGTATGGCCAGGTGTCGATCAACGTCTTCAACCTGTATGGCGCCTTCATGTCGACCATCACCGTGATCGAACCCTTTACCCGGCTCAAGGTGACGCCGCGGGTGCGCGGCCTGTTCATGCTGGTGATCAGCCTGGTGGCCACGGCCTTGTGCACCATCAGTCAGGATGACTTCATCAACTTCTTCCTCAACTTCATCTTCTTCATGAGCTACTTCCTGATCCCCTGGACGGCGATCAATCTGGTGGACTACTACTGCCTGCGCAAAGGCCAGTACCGGATCGCCGACATCTTCGACCTGGACGGGATCTACGGGCGCGTCAACTGGATCGCCTGCGGCA carries:
- a CDS encoding ABC transporter permease — protein: MLLTPNAMSRRMRFGLYATTGLIALFLLLPIVFIVLLSFGSSQWLVFPPPGWTLKWYGQFFSNPDWMNAAVASLKVAVLTTICAVALGLPTAFALVRGRFPGREMLYGLFTLPMIVPLVIIAVAVYALFLKLGYTGTMFAFVVSHVIVALPFTIISIINSLKLFDQSIEDAAVICGASRLQAVFKVTFPAIRPGMVAGALFAFLVSWDEVVLSVMMASPTLQTLPVKMWTTLRQDLTPVIAVASTLLIGLSVLVMVIAAAVRRRNPISA
- a CDS encoding ABC transporter ATP-binding protein; translation: MSAVIKDSAQQSDKPLVSLRNLNKYYGDFAAVDDISLDIKDGEFLTFLGSSGSGKSTTLSMLAGFETPSSGEILVNGQSLVNVPPHKRDIGMVFQRYSLFPHLSVRDNIAFPLAIRKLATAERERRVDAMLKLVQLEQFAHRRPSQLSGGQQQRVAIARALVYEPRILLMDEPLGALDKKLREDLQDELRQLHRRLGITIVYVTHDQEEAMRLSQRIAIFSHGKIVGLGSGFDLYQNPPNAFVASFLGNSNFLKLKAQGNAVATFEGQSLSIRLTAGLQTDQDVLLMVRPEKAVALSVEQAAVEPLAAGWNEVSAKVVEVLFLGESQTCSVVTSGGTSMTVKALSAAGMPLKAGDPVRVRWATADACVYTEWAESDLNKAAGAH
- a CDS encoding cytosine permease translates to MSQMSRQDPLIENHTVDYVPLAERHGKARDLFTLWFSTNIAPLPIVTGAMVVQVFHLDLFWGLLAIALGHMIGGLVIALASAQGPRMGIPQMVQSRGQFGRYGALLIVFFAALIYIGFFISNIVLAGKSIVGIAPSVPVPASILIGALSATAIGVIGYRFIHTLNRIGTWVMGSALLAGFLYIFAHDLPADFFSRGGFNLSGWLATVSLGIIWQISFSPYVSDYSRYLPADIGIAKPFWATYLGATLGTILSFTFGAVAVLATPEGTEAMAAVKQSTGWLGPILMVLFLLNIISHNALNLYGAVLSIITSIQTFASQWTPSIKVRVVLSSIVLAGCCVVALGASADFISQFIGLILALLLVLVPWASINLIDFYLIKRGSYDIASIFRADGGIYGRFNLHAIVAYFIGIIVQLPFANTSLYVGPYANLIEGADLSWLVGLVVTCPLYYCLATRGQAQDLKAARLGYTD
- a CDS encoding flavin reductase family protein; amino-acid sequence: MIDAAIYKQVMGSFPSGVTVITTLDDDGQIVGLTASAFSSLSMDPALVLFCPNYSSDSYPVLIKNKRFAIHVLSGGQQSEAYAFARKGKDKAQGIEWTLSELGNPILANATAVIECELWREYEGGDHAIMVGAVKNLIVPQHNAGPLVYCHGKMGALPVLA
- a CDS encoding LLM class flavin-dependent oxidoreductase, giving the protein MKFSLFVHMERWDESVSHRQLFEDLTELTLMAEAGGFSTVWIGEHHAMEYTISPSPMPLLAYLAAKTTTIHLGAGTIIAPFWHPLRVAGECALLDVISNGRMEVGLARGAYQVEFDRMAGGMPASSGGQALREMVPVVRALWQGDYAHDGDIWKFPTSTSVPKPIQKPNPPMWIAARDPDSHNFAVANGCNVMVTPLMKGDEEVLDLKNKFQTALDNNPDVPRPQLMVLRHTHVHSVDDPEGWKVGAKAISRFYRTFDAWFGNKTTPVNGFLEPSPEEKFAERPEFQLESLHRTAMIGTPEEIIPRIKYYQELGVDEFSFWCDNSLPHAEKKKSLELFIKHVVPAFR
- a CDS encoding isochorismatase family cysteine hydrolase, with the protein product MNNNNALLIIDMQQEDGFVLENFDPVLANTAALLESARRRRVPVIYTRHINQADGSDLPRGEPRAADGGPSSYRAGTRQVEIIERLAPRPDELVVDKGRYSAFHRTDLDNQLKALGVDTLIVCGVLTDVCVLSTVFDAFALGYAIRLVSDACTTTTLAGHYSALLIMANWVYALEILTGEQCLRALEGEDYLSLVPGQPDEFAYQPHQLESTIARLQTRLVQTQE
- a CDS encoding cytosine permease, producing MQVEKRSIDFIPEAERHGQPGSLFFIWFGANMNITTIASGVLPVVMGLNLFWSALAIIVGSLVGAIFMASHSAQGPKLGIPQMIQSRAQFGVLGAVLPLLFVMLIYLGFFVSNTLLAAQAMESVSPLPATGNIYLIGALCFVVALFGYRLIHRLQKLLSLLSLLVFVAATLLALQLPIPAEQWLPTGFSLSKFLVAVSIAVTWQLSYAPYVADYSRYLPSNTPTAKVFWYSYAGTVSGGAWMMILGAMLSVGISDFSSNVGSHVAGLFGSGALLLFVFILYGQVSINVFNLYGAFMSTITVIEPFTRLKVTPRVRGLFMLVISLVATALCTISQDDFINFFLNFIFFMSYFLIPWTAINLVDYYCLRKGQYRIADIFDLDGIYGRVNWIACGSFLLAIALEIPFMNTTFYVGPVATALDGVDLAWLVGLLVPAFSYYGLMKLGKRAHGVGELS